A stretch of Gallaecimonas pentaromativorans DNA encodes these proteins:
- the nhaC gene encoding Na+/H+ antiporter NhaC, with amino-acid sequence MKAEIKAPSLLDAIIPVVVLIALLAASVTLFHDDSSYGPNQIALLLSAMVAAIIALKNGHQWHDIEKGIIKGISISLGAVLILLAVGALIGTWLLAGTVPSLIYFGLKILNPSIFYAATCLICAVVSLAIGSSWTTAATIGVALMGVAGGLGLSPAATAGAVVSGAYFGDKISPLSETTNLAPAVAGSDLFSHIRHMMWTTVPSFVLALIIFMLLGLGSQGDASSERIDAILTGLTQNFDISAWHLVPLVALLVMAMRKMPAFPAVFIGALLGGVWALLFQGELVHRLGGEGLVASLKLVWTTLFNGISIETGNATLDKLLSGGGMSSMLNTVWLIMCAMSFGAVMERTGLLTRLIRGLLGAAKSAGSLIAATIATCIGCNILTADQYMAIVMPGRMFKEEYERRGLAPVNLSRSLEDGGTITSPLVPWNTCGAYMHSVLHVSPADYIFYALFNLINPVLAVIYAYLGVKILRLSPPAAGPAQ; translated from the coding sequence ATGAAAGCCGAAATAAAAGCGCCTTCCTTGCTGGACGCCATCATCCCGGTGGTGGTCCTTATTGCCTTGCTGGCAGCGTCGGTGACGCTGTTCCATGACGATTCCTCCTACGGCCCCAACCAGATAGCGCTGCTGCTCTCTGCCATGGTGGCCGCCATCATTGCCCTTAAAAACGGCCACCAGTGGCACGACATTGAAAAGGGCATCATCAAGGGCATCAGTATTTCCCTGGGCGCCGTGCTCATCCTGCTGGCAGTGGGCGCTCTTATCGGCACCTGGCTGCTGGCCGGCACCGTGCCGAGTCTGATTTACTTTGGCCTGAAAATATTAAACCCGTCGATTTTCTATGCCGCCACCTGCCTTATCTGCGCTGTGGTGTCCCTGGCTATTGGCTCGAGCTGGACTACCGCCGCCACCATTGGCGTGGCGCTGATGGGGGTGGCCGGGGGCCTTGGCCTGTCGCCGGCCGCCACCGCCGGCGCCGTGGTCTCCGGCGCCTACTTTGGCGATAAAATCTCGCCGCTGTCTGAAACCACCAACCTGGCACCAGCGGTGGCTGGCTCGGATTTGTTCTCCCACATTCGCCATATGATGTGGACCACGGTGCCGTCTTTTGTACTGGCGCTCATTATCTTCATGCTGCTGGGCCTTGGCAGCCAAGGCGACGCCTCCAGCGAGCGCATCGATGCCATCCTTACCGGCCTTACTCAGAACTTTGATATCTCGGCTTGGCACCTGGTGCCGCTGGTGGCCTTGCTGGTGATGGCCATGCGCAAGATGCCCGCCTTCCCGGCGGTGTTCATTGGCGCGCTGCTGGGGGGCGTGTGGGCGCTGTTATTCCAGGGCGAGCTGGTGCATCGCCTAGGGGGCGAGGGGCTGGTGGCCAGCCTTAAGCTGGTGTGGACCACCCTTTTTAACGGTATCAGCATCGAAACCGGCAATGCCACCCTCGATAAGCTCCTCTCCGGCGGCGGCATGAGCTCCATGCTCAATACCGTTTGGCTTATCATGTGCGCCATGAGCTTTGGCGCGGTGATGGAGCGCACCGGGCTGCTGACCCGCCTTATTCGCGGCCTGCTAGGGGCGGCCAAAAGCGCCGGTAGCCTGATTGCCGCTACCATCGCCACCTGTATCGGCTGCAATATCCTCACCGCCGACCAATACATGGCTATCGTCATGCCCGGCAGAATGTTCAAGGAAGAGTACGAGCGGCGCGGCCTGGCGCCGGTTAACTTATCTCGCTCCCTCGAAGATGGCGGCACCATTACCTCGCCTCTGGTACCCTGGAATACCTGCGGCGCGTACATGCATTCTGTTCTGCATGTTTCCCCGGCGGACTATATCTTTTATGCTTTGTTCAATCTCATCAACCCGGTACTGGCGGTGATATACGCCTACCTGGGTGTCAAGATCCTCAGGCTCAGTCCCCCTGCCGCGGGACCTGCGCAGTAA
- a CDS encoding DUF2835 family protein has protein sequence MRQFTLTVDFDYGPLEAAYRRPDTRILLRADGGQLLSVPFRHLRPYVTLAGLHGRFALELGPNNDVVRFYALP, from the coding sequence ATGCGTCAGTTCACCCTGACGGTGGATTTTGACTACGGTCCCTTGGAGGCCGCCTACCGGCGGCCCGATACCCGTATTCTGCTGCGCGCCGACGGCGGCCAATTGCTGTCGGTGCCGTTTCGCCACCTGCGCCCTTATGTCACCCTGGCTGGGCTGCACGGGCGCTTTGCCCTGGAGCTCGGGCCAAACAACGACGTAGTCCGTTTTTACGCCCTGCCTTAG
- the pepN gene encoding aminopeptidase N has protein sequence MANKPVKRLADYKAPAFLISALDLTFELHDTQTRVTAVSTLTKNGTDPLLRLDGEQLELVSVELDGKAVTPRFEEGQLVIEVAKDSATLKIVTQIDPTANTALEGLYRSGGAFCTQCEAEGFRRITYFLDRPDVLAVYTTKVIADKAQYPQLLSNGNLVESGELEGGRHFATWHDPHPKPCYLFALVAGDFDLLEDSFTTASGRDVLLQIFVDKGRRVQARHAMEALKFSMKWDEDTYGLEYDLDRFMIVAVDFFNMGAMENKGLNIFNAKYVLADDDTATDQDFDNIAAIIAHEYFHNWTGNRVTCRDWFQLSLKEGLTVFRDQQFSSDWAGSSATRIKEAQVIRTLQFAEDAGPMSHPIRPLEVAEMNNFYTVTVYNKGAEVIRMLNGLLGKAGFRAGMDLYFKRHDGQAVTCDDFVDAMADANDVDLSRFKGWYRQSGTPVLTVREIWENGHYGLKLSQLTPPTSDQAEKGPLPLPFAIELLGHGKDVLQLQDAEQTFALGQFDEKPILAPLCGFSAPVKLVFEQSDDELAALMEKASDGFVRVDAAERLLQRLVAAWLQGQEHPALELWLRSLHGIATRPLTDAFLDAELFKVPSVNAMQGWFEQIDLDGLVAARQRLRSQVRERLFAVLHDRYQMVKDVKEKGARALTNSLLTLLAEPLEQGVFDRYQQARNMTERQGALAAAVAGDLANSDALLADFAERFEDNPQVMDKWLMLQGQRSGALKRMGKVMEHSAFNWNNPNRTRALIGTFIATNPECHTEAGYQWLSEVLPKLDAINPQATARMVGPLLQWRRFDQKRRQGLEALLKGLQTPHTSADLGELLGKALKG, from the coding sequence ATGGCCAACAAGCCGGTAAAACGATTGGCGGATTACAAAGCCCCCGCATTTCTCATCAGCGCTCTCGACCTCACCTTTGAGCTGCACGATACCCAAACCCGGGTCACCGCCGTCAGTACCTTGACCAAGAACGGCACCGACCCCTTGCTGCGCCTGGACGGCGAGCAGCTGGAGCTGGTGTCAGTAGAGCTGGACGGCAAAGCCGTTACCCCCCGTTTTGAAGAAGGCCAACTGGTGATTGAGGTGGCAAAAGACAGCGCCACCTTGAAAATCGTCACCCAGATTGACCCCACCGCCAATACCGCCCTTGAGGGGCTGTATCGCTCCGGCGGCGCTTTTTGTACCCAGTGCGAGGCCGAAGGCTTTCGCCGCATCACCTATTTTCTCGATCGCCCGGACGTGCTGGCCGTCTACACCACCAAGGTAATAGCCGATAAAGCGCAGTATCCGCAGCTCTTGTCCAACGGCAATCTGGTGGAGAGCGGCGAGCTCGAAGGTGGCCGCCACTTTGCCACCTGGCACGACCCGCACCCCAAGCCTTGTTATCTCTTTGCCCTGGTAGCCGGGGATTTTGACCTGTTGGAAGACAGCTTTACCACCGCCAGTGGCCGCGACGTGCTGCTGCAAATCTTCGTGGATAAGGGCAGGCGAGTGCAGGCCCGCCACGCCATGGAGGCGCTGAAATTCTCCATGAAGTGGGACGAAGACACCTACGGCCTCGAGTACGACCTCGACCGGTTCATGATTGTGGCGGTGGATTTCTTCAACATGGGCGCCATGGAAAACAAAGGCCTTAACATCTTCAACGCCAAGTACGTGCTGGCCGATGACGACACCGCCACCGATCAGGACTTTGACAACATCGCCGCCATCATCGCCCACGAGTACTTCCACAACTGGACCGGCAACCGGGTAACCTGCCGCGACTGGTTCCAGCTCAGCCTCAAAGAAGGCCTGACGGTATTTCGCGACCAGCAGTTCAGCAGCGACTGGGCCGGCTCCAGCGCCACCCGCATCAAGGAAGCCCAGGTGATCCGCACCTTGCAGTTTGCCGAAGACGCGGGCCCCATGAGCCACCCCATCCGCCCCTTAGAAGTGGCGGAGATGAACAACTTTTACACCGTGACCGTGTACAACAAGGGCGCCGAAGTTATCCGCATGCTAAATGGCCTCTTGGGTAAGGCGGGTTTTCGGGCTGGCATGGATCTCTACTTCAAGCGCCACGACGGCCAGGCGGTGACCTGCGACGACTTTGTGGACGCCATGGCCGACGCCAACGACGTGGATCTCAGCCGCTTCAAAGGCTGGTATCGCCAGTCTGGCACCCCGGTGCTGACGGTAAGAGAAATTTGGGAAAACGGCCACTACGGCCTCAAGCTCAGCCAGTTGACCCCGCCCACCAGCGATCAGGCCGAAAAAGGCCCGCTGCCGCTGCCTTTTGCCATCGAGCTCTTGGGCCACGGCAAGGACGTGTTGCAGCTGCAAGACGCCGAGCAGACCTTTGCCCTTGGTCAGTTTGATGAAAAGCCCATTCTCGCGCCCCTGTGCGGCTTCTCGGCGCCGGTAAAATTGGTGTTTGAGCAGTCCGACGACGAACTGGCGGCCCTGATGGAAAAGGCCAGCGACGGCTTTGTGCGGGTGGACGCCGCCGAGCGGCTGTTGCAGCGGCTGGTGGCTGCCTGGCTGCAAGGGCAAGAGCACCCGGCCCTGGAGCTGTGGCTGCGTTCCTTGCACGGCATTGCCACCCGGCCTTTGACCGACGCCTTCCTGGACGCCGAGCTCTTTAAGGTGCCGTCGGTGAACGCCATGCAAGGCTGGTTTGAGCAAATCGACTTGGACGGCCTGGTGGCAGCTCGCCAGCGCCTTCGCAGCCAAGTGCGCGAGCGGCTCTTTGCGGTGCTGCACGACCGTTACCAGATGGTCAAGGACGTCAAAGAGAAGGGCGCCCGCGCCCTTACCAACAGCCTGCTGACCTTGCTGGCCGAGCCCTTGGAGCAAGGGGTGTTTGACCGCTACCAGCAAGCCCGCAATATGACCGAGCGCCAAGGCGCCCTGGCCGCCGCGGTGGCAGGGGATCTGGCCAATAGCGACGCTCTTCTTGCCGATTTTGCCGAGCGTTTTGAGGATAACCCCCAGGTGATGGACAAGTGGCTGATGCTGCAAGGCCAGCGCAGCGGCGCCCTTAAACGCATGGGTAAAGTGATGGAGCACAGCGCCTTTAACTGGAACAATCCCAACCGCACCCGCGCCCTTATCGGCACCTTTATCGCCACCAACCCCGAGTGCCACACCGAGGCCGGTTACCAATGGCTTAGCGAGGTGCTGCCAAAGCTTGACGCCATCAACCCCCAGGCCACGGCCAGGATGGTGGGGCCCTTGCTGCAATGGCGCCGTTTTGACCAAAAACGTCGCCAGGGCCTGGAAGCGCTGCTCAAAGGCCTGCAAACCCCGCACACCTCGGCCGACCTTGGCGAGTTGCTGGGCAAAGCCCTTAAAGGCTAA